gtgaataatgttaACTTCGCAGAATAGAGCAGTTATGTTTGTGTGCATAATGTGCCTTGATATCTCACAATACAGCAATTATGTTTGTGCAAACAGCGGTTTAGATATGAATTTTTTGGTAGGTAACAGTAAATGTGAAGGCACCTCCATTCCATGTTCCAATTTCATGATGTTTAGATTCACTGTATTTACCTTTATaaatatttgtttcttgaaaatTTGTGTTTTGGCTGAATAATGCATAGATATTATAGCGTTTTAAATGAAGACCACACAAAGTAGATGCGACTCTTTGATACCAATACCACACGTTCAAGTTTCTTCACTAAGCTATTATGGTAAACTAAGTAGACAAAAGAAGCTAAGCAaattgggggggggggggggtaacAAAATAGTATATGGATGTATGAATATGACGATATTAGCTTAACATGGTGACTATTACTTAACCCAGATGAAGAGAAGAGTATTTACATCTGGAAGTCCTTAAACTATTACAATCGTTGAATCCAAATGTACCCTTGATGTACAATGAACTCCGTAATTATGCCAGGAATCCAAGTCTCTCACCGTTTTTCTTTGCTAGTCTGATGAGCCCTTGTCGTTGTTTTTGATCTGCTCCTATCGACTTGCAGAACTCGTTAATAACCTGCAGAGAGTATACGTAGATTTAGTTAAATTAAACTGCAACAACATATTGAAAAAATTCTACTGGTTAGTTCACACACAGCAAGTCTCAAGTACCTGAGAGTGTAAAGCAATTGCCTTTCCTCTAAGCTGATTGAACTGCTTCTTACCAACTATGTTACGTACTACCACAACAGCAGGAGCAAAAAGTCCTTTCCCTTCATTAACATTCTTCATCATTGGCTGTGATCGAATAGGCTTTCCAACGCGTACCTGCGTAGGAACTGACTTAACCAACATGGCGCAATCTTCATTAGCCATGGATGTTGCCCATGTCCCGGTAAAAGAAGAACAAATGGAAACTGAAGTTGCCATTTGAAACACACCACACAATATCAACTACTAAAAGTTTCTTTCTCTGTTTTGGTAGATCTTGAAATAAATGTCTTCAAGGCTCTTAAGACAAGTATTATTTTGAGGGGTGTTTAAATTAAAATGTTCTAGCGAATTCTCAGGCTCCTATCTCTTAAGATGTGTGTGATGTTTTGGTGTAGATATAAGAACCTCATGTTTCATTGGATGAAATTGTGTGGGAAATGTTATAGAATCCTTTAGAACCACACACGCTGGTGACTTGAAAATTAAGTTTGATTTTTCTTCAACACGTAATTTTATTTTACTTCTCCTTTCTTCCGGTCCCTTTTGGTTTGGAGGAAAATCTGTTACAGCCCTTATAGTGGCCCTCTTTTGTATATGGGTCCCAAAATTTCCATGTGGAACAATCAAGGCTGTCCGTTAAGGCCACTGATATGCGATCGTTCCTTTCCGTCAATTTATATGCTCGGGAGATAAAATTTATTCATTTATCGAAAGATTAAAAATACATTATCACTGTTATATTTTGAGAAGATTAACGAGGTTATCGGTTTACTAAATATATATTTATCAAGAATCTGCTGTATTGGTGAAAGTAACTTTTAAGTGTGGGTAGTCTCCTGGACGGGAGCGTTTTGACCAAAGAGTAGGTGCAACAAATGTGAACCTTGTTTATGCAGGTGGACGGAGGGAAGCAAAACCTACTTGGTCACAGCTAAATGTTGACATCAAAATCAACCTTGTTTTTCAGCCGTTAAAAAGGTTTCCTCACTCGTTTTTTTAAAACATATATAGCGACTTACTAGCGTGTCTATTTGTTGGAGTTAATTACATTTTATAATCCCTACCTTTCATTAAAtaacaaaattatatatttattttcgAAAATACAGTTTGTAACCTCTAACTTTAGATATCAAATACAATGTGCATCCCTTTAACcattttgttaaaaatatttatattgtgaagggtaaaattgaaattcagcaaaatatttaaataatgattttaaatttttttaaattaaaataaaatataaaatataaaattataaaaataatattaatgtcaattattttattactcaatataatttttaaaattttaaaatatagatatatttagaaactttatgattatatatataaacatattattttcttaataaatatattttaagtatttaacATAACGATTAATTTAGAGTATTACTAGTAGAAAATAGCTATAATTTTTTTCATGTAAAAAAtacattaaaataaatattttaattaatttggaattttagttattaatattaacatttcaatttcaattttataacCGCAAGAGATACATGTTGTAGTTGATATTGAAAATTAAGGATTATAAACTGTATTTTACAAAATAAGTATACtattttgattttaaatgaaAAGCGGAGGTTGTAAAGTGCAATTAACTCCTATTTGTTGCAAATGCAGTGTTTCTAATTTTCCAATTCAACATTTTCTCGTATAGCATGTTGTGGTACAACTTAGAAGTAGAACAATAGGATGCAATGAACATAAAAGAAAAGTATAGCAACTCCAACAGCTTAGTAGCAACTCTCCAACAACTTAGCTATTTGAAGTTTTAACGTCTAATATAAGGAATGTAGAGAAAAAAACACTCCAACAGTTTCCCGTAATTCATACACACTTTCTCTTTCTCCATTTTATGTAATAATGTtactttttaataattaaatattgtATAAAGAATGAATATAGAAAATATTGTTGGAGTTAAAAATAACTATTGATATTTAAAATTACTAAAAtccaatattttatattaaatttagaaaataaaGTCGGAAGCTGTAAGAAATCTTTAATAATATCAAATTGGACAGGAACTTGAACGGTAGTAAAACGAAGTGCCTGTTTGGCAGTAGCATATTTCACCTTAAACGTAAACGGGCTCAAATCTTATTTTCAAATTTAGCAGACTATTTGGGTATTTTAAGAGAATGTTCATATTTACGTTCACGTTTTCATCATACAGCAAATTTTCAACTCTTCTTTTAGTTTTAACGTCTGCAATTGCACGTTTATAAACAACTTACTAGAAAATATGaaatggtttgaataaaagtgtTTGAATATCTGTAATTTTCTAATATAAATAAACACGTTATATATATCATATAATTCTAACGAAACTCATTCCTATTTAATCTCCTTGTAAACCATAATTCTGGTTTATCCGTAGCTGTAAGCTCGCTGATAGACCTTTCAAAAGAGGGTATCAAATTAATCTTTATATATTATTCTTCATTGTTATGATGCAAACAAactattatatataaaatattaggggtgtacacggtttggccaacccgacaaatccaaaccgaaccgaccctatttcggccgaaccaaactgatttttttcaacccgatatatagttgggttgaaaaaatgtcaacccgatttaattgggtgggatatggttttcgataattttaaaccaatccaacccaacccgattaaaatatatatgtacatgctaataagttaatccaaaattatgtttaggccatttacatagatccatatatctctaactctaaatgtaacttataacctccgtgttcatagttcatttcgtaacaacaatagatgtttgattagtgttatattttttgcattagtgattcattccaatatttaaagcgtaagcaatattattagtacttttgatgtcgaaaattagatgcttaagactattcaatatggaggattgtaatattgttttgaactattttcaagtgttttaaactttgaaaccttatattttattataattttttatattaattttgtatatttaataaaccgatcaaaccgatccaaaccgaaccaaaccgaagtatacaaattggtttgggttataaatttaaacggtttgggttgggttgaaattttgaaaacccgaactaattgggttgggttgctaaattctcccaacccgcccaacccgatccgtgtacacccctataaaatatagtttcaattaaatttaaataattataaatatataacatgataaatatatattaacttggaaattaataataaaataagaatattaaaactaaatataaataaaaaaaattaaaatgcaTATGATCTTTCCTCCGATGAATCTTAAATCAATACATTAACCAATTTCTTCTAATTAGCGATTTCTATAACATTGTCACAAAGTACTAATTTTTATATTCATGTATCAAAATTATTATTTCATGTAATTTGTAATTTACAttttaatttcatttcaaaaaaatataatttataagttatgatttacctaacacattatcaatttataagTAACTTATACGTCAAATTATCCAAACACCTAAATAACTTATATAAGTTACGGTTTGACAAAAAAAAAACTTATATAAATTACGATATTCATATCACTTATACAACATTTTTCAACTTTAAATTATAAGTTACATTTTTTTAAGAAATACCCAACGAACCCGAAAACTTTAGGAACTTGAATAATTCCTAGAATAGATGAATAGTGCAACTCAAACTACTTTGCAAAATTTTGTCATTAAATACAAGTTTTCTCCAACATCTCACAATTTTACCTATAAAATTTAAGTCATGTGTATAACTACACCATTACTCATTTGTAGGCATGGTTAATTATGGATATTTAAACATAATTGCAGTGTTTGATATAATACAAAATCTATGTAATCCAAAATATTATAAACCAAACACACTGTATTGATACAACCTAAATGCATGCGACCTATGTTTGACCTCTATTTATTTGTATGTTGCATGAAAGTCCGATCATGCTATTACAGTCAGTAAAGACTTAAAAGTGaaagtttattaaataattttaattaataaatattttttggTTTACTATATATCTAATGAATAATATACATTATATTTGTTAACTTTTATAATTATTCTTTTTGACTGAACCTTTTATATGGATGTTACACCGTAATGATAACAACTTAAAAGATACCACAAGATCAGAAAAAAATATCTAATATATCATTTTCCTTCAGCCTAACATCCATGAAAATTGGAAATTTAAATACCTACCGCCAAAAACCCACTCACCCTATGGGCCAATCTAAAAAATAGGTTTCATCAATAAAAATTTGTCCATTTGTCACATGCCCGTTATGGCTAGATAAATATAAGGTTGCAAAATTTTAAATCTATTGCTAAATATAATTCTATCTTATTCAAAATAAGCTTAAAATTGATTTTGTGTGGTGAAAATATTATTGATGCTAAAAGACCCTCCCAACCTTTCAACCCAACACAATGACTCTGACATAACAATATATAGAGtgtaattttaaaaaatatagcGAGCTTATATCTTTCCTTTTTGTTGCTGAAAAAATTATTGAGTTGTTGAAAAATCATCAGATACGTCTGACATGCTCTACCCAATTACCTGAAGTTCATAACACGTCATTCTTGATGAAAAAGCGTGAGAAATGGCATAGAGGAGGACGAGGTTATGGACGCAACCATGAGTGTGGAAATTTTAGGAGTCAGTTTCAGAATCATTATAACATTGGCCACCTGAAGGGACAACGTGATGGTTACAACAACTCTAGTCACCAAAAATGGCAACATGCAGTGCCAACTAAAAAGAAGGCACCACAATAAAAAGATACCAGGGATATATGTCTCAGATGTCAGGCTCATGGGAACTGGCGACGTACTTGTCGAAAACCTAAACGTCTTCTTGATCTCTACGAATCAAATAAAAACAATAATGGAAAAATGGTGGAAACGAACTTTGCTAGTCATAATCTAGGTGATGAATCAGACTACAAGACCTCAAATAAAATAGATACTAGTGCTAGACTTTATTATGATTTTGATTACTAGATTTCATATGTATTTCTTTGATGTTATACTTTAGATGTACTTGTTTTAATATTATGCTTTCATGTACTTATTTTATATTCGTGTGTTATGTACTTTGTTTGTCTTAATAAAATTGTTATTCACTTAAATGTACACAACATAAATATAGGAGATATATTCATTGCTGACTGCGCAACCTCACTCACACAATTTTACAAAATCAGAAATATTTCTCATAGTTGACTAAAACCAACTTATGCGTTTCGACGATTTCGGGAAAATCCAATATCATAGAGGGTTCTGGGAAAACAGGATTTTATACTATCAAGTGAGACTCAAATTCATATATGTGTTACTCTATATTCTAGAAAATCCACTAGAGATCTTCTGAGTTTTAAAGATATTCGTCTCAATGGTTTTCACGTAGAAACCACTAAAGAGAATGAAAAAGAATATCTCCTTATCACCTCACCTACCTCAGGCCATAAGAAAATTTTAGAAGAACTACAATCAATCTTCTCTGAATTATATGCTACCGAAAATAGAGTCATCGAGTCTTACAGTATTACCTCTCCCAAATTTATAGACCCAAAATCGATCACTCTTTAGCATGCACAACTTGGTATCCATGATGTGTCTTATTATAGAAAATTCTACAGGACATCCCTTAAGAATCAAAAAGTCATACCACGTGATAAACTTCCTTATTCAGCTCGTTCCTTTGGGAAAACTAATTGCTCAACCATTTCCAATTAAAATTTAAACCAGGTCTCCATTTTTTTAGAAATAATTAAAGGTGATATATGTGGTCTTATTTATCCATCATCTTGACCATTTAGATATTTCATGATTCTAATCGATACTtcaactagatggtctcatgtatGTCTACTCTCTACCCAACATATAGCCTTTCCCAAACTAATTGCTCAAATTATCAAATTGTGAACTCACTTTCCTGACAATCCTAACAAATTACTTCGACTAGATAATGTCACTGAATTTACATCTGCTGCCTTCATGATTATTGTATGTTAGTAATAATCTTAGTTGAACACCCCGTAGCTCACATACAAACATAAAATAGTTAAGCAGAATGCTTAATTAAAATACTTTAGCTTATTGCACGACCCTTCTTTGAGCTAAATTATCTAACTCTGTTTGGGATCACACAATATTACATACTGCAAATATAATTAAGATAAGACTACCTATTTACCAGAAACAATCTCCTCATGAGTTAGTTCTTAGTCAAACCACTAACTTTTCACACTTTAAGATTTTTGGTAGCGTTGTATATGTTCCTATTGCACCTTCGCAAAGATTTAAAATGGAACCGCAAAGAAGAATAGGTATAGATGTTGGTTTTGATTCACTATCTATTATAAGATATCTTGAACCacttgttgtgcaagacatgcctgcactataacaagactaagtcaaattgacaacctaAAATAAGTTGTATTATAATCTAAGTTTTCATTTTGTATTATACCACTTAAGTCTGTAAAGATGTTCAAgggcagactgaagtctttttctgtaaacagtatcaagcctaaggattctatctggaagaagatcaagaagatcatgtctcagaagaattatgaagaagtttgaagttgaataaatctgttttgagaaaaatgttctaagtcaagatctctataagtcacagattaagtgttatagagaagtcattcgagaacttcaaAATGACTTAAATAGAAGTTAGGAAGgctatagagaactcaaagatatcgacaagccaaattgaagacatgaagattggagatatcgacaagtcaaattatcactagagatatctgagatatcgacaagtcaaaatatcactagagatctctaagatatcgataagtctatttgccactagagaactcagagatatcgataagccaaagtgaagacatgaagatgagagatcttgacaagctaaattctcttatagagaactaagagacctctacaagtcaaaacaactatagagtaatgagagatctcgataagccattatacttatcgagatgtcaagttctctatataccaaactggagatctcgaggtaaaactcaagtacaaagtgcataccagttcaatatccaagattatcaatcaacaaacaatccaatcagttggattgacaagtctacaaaaagcatcttgaagagtacaagatcaaaggccaagattaactggcaaagtaaagttacaagcgtgcaagattagcaaagatacagtaagccagaaatagaaagatttgattatccaaaaatagggtttagttAATGCTATTGCATGCCGTGTAATAACTGGTGTCAACTgctctataaagtaaacactggatgctttgtttagatgtaacaaatagatctgaaatttcttgtaactctcaagagagaagctgagttcttaataTAACAAGAActcagaaatttgtagcaaaccacatacttaattttaatataaatataagtgaagttttgaaagatagtgtgttcctGTACATGTCTTATTGTTTCATTCAAACCATACTATCTTTACAAGTTACATTtcttatctgctttgttcacTAAGCTTGAGAAAAATAAAAAGTCACTAAAATTGTctaaaacatattcacccccctctatgttctattcattacctaacaagtggtatcagagcaaaatctgaaagtaaacagattaaaAATCTTAAAAGAATGAATACATAGAAAATTAGCAGCATCAAAATCCCCAcatttgacagatctaactatacACTGTGGGAAAAGAAAATgctgctgtttatcaggatggccagTCCACTGTACATTCAGATCTTCAAAAATGACACTTTCactcccatggtaagagttgaggaatctacagatggagacatggtcattccagcacattatactcctaaagatccttcagagtacactgagcctgagaaaaaAAAGTCTTCCTAGacagtggcttgcagctgatcttgatagagtcacttgacaatgtaatgtacaataatattgtcaTCTGTGATACAGCTAAGCAAATCTGGGAGAAAATTGAGATCTtgtgtgaaggaacagaggaggttaggtcaaatcaaaggagGATTTTGGTTTCTCAATATGtggggtttatggctaaacctaaagaaagaaatactgaagtttttgaaaggttcaataaattgataaatgacttgcagctacatgataaatattatgaagctgaggaggttaacctaaagttcttgctagctcttcctgaccatcttgaacagaaaatttcagctaTTAGAGAAAGAACAGATTTGAGaagaataactttggaagttctatatggaatcttgaagacttatgaacttgaaatgatgcaaaggaagtcattgaaagcacatcatggacatattgttgatggttcaagtgctttaattataaatgacagagaagaaagtgaaaatgagcaagatgatcaagttttAGTTAGTCAAGttatggaacaaaagaacaaaggacctcagaagcaagttgtgctggagctggaggaagatgaatattacaccttggatgaattagatgaaatggatcagtcgatggcttacttggctagaaaattttcaaatgttagagtcaagaagccaaggtaTTTCAGaggcaagggacaatcttccaacaagtacaattggaaaccaaaaactcagctcaattcagttagcaaaggtggctataaaacaggatctgtggacatatcaaagataaggtgcttcaactgtgatgagttggatCACTTTACAACTGAATGaagaaagcctaaaaaggtgaagaaagacaagTCCTATCTTgagttggaagcaaagtatgaagctctcttgaagaagcagtctggaaaagcttatattgcagaaggaaagagttgggatgatactgatgttgatgatgaggatgaagaagttggaaactatgcacttatggcttttgagaatggagaagcatccacttcaaaatcaaaggtatcaactctaaccactattgatttaaatgctagtcaatataaggaaactgtggaaaagatgagtgtggagatgtttcatatacacactagtctaatagcagctactgaggaagtcgGTAGGCTAACCAaggctaatgagaagcttgagagtgaaagacaaaagatggatctactgcttgtggggcttgagtcagtcaagtaagaaaatgaatatctgaaaaacaagctaaagtgtgctgctgaaattgaagctgtgttgagggaaaagctggaaaagaatgaagtcaagttgaaatccttcagaaatgcatctgagttggttggaaaataccatgagaagaacaagccttgtgctaatatagctattggtcttgattatgattccttgaacagcaagaagaaagatataggtg
This genomic interval from Apium graveolens cultivar Ventura chromosome 8, ASM990537v1, whole genome shotgun sequence contains the following:
- the LOC141678808 gene encoding protein PROTON GRADIENT REGULATION 5, chloroplastic, translating into MATSVSICSSFTGTWATSMANEDCAMLVKSVPTQVRVGKPIRSQPMMKNVNEGKGLFAPAVVVVRNIVGKKQFNQLRGKAIALHSQVINEFCKSIGADQKQRQGLIRLAKKNGERLGFLA